One genomic window of Paenibacillus xylanilyticus includes the following:
- a CDS encoding DUF350 domain-containing protein, giving the protein MDNLGMNLLNVAVGVGILLVVLVCGYFAFSKLTRYNDSEEIAKGNEAAGMYMGSKLLGLCIIVGMVSFSTHSWLDMLLWSVLGIIILCLVYIIFDFLIPKMRVCDEIARGNMAVAQLLRSIIIGVSIVIGTFLM; this is encoded by the coding sequence ATGGATAATTTGGGAATGAACCTGCTGAATGTGGCGGTAGGTGTCGGCATTCTGCTGGTGGTATTGGTATGTGGGTATTTCGCTTTTAGCAAACTGACCCGGTATAACGATAGTGAGGAAATTGCCAAAGGTAACGAAGCGGCGGGCATGTATATGGGCAGCAAGCTGCTGGGACTGTGCATCATTGTCGGTATGGTGTCCTTCTCCACGCATTCATGGCTGGATATGCTGTTATGGTCTGTACTGGGAATCATTATTCTGTGTCTGGTCTATATTATATTTGATTTCCTGATTCCCAAAATGCGTGTATGCGACGAGATCGCAAGAGGCAATATGGCGGTAGCACAGCTGCTGCGTTCCATTATCATCGGCGTTTCCATCGTCATCGGTACGTTTTTGATGTAA
- a CDS encoding glutathionylspermidine synthase family protein, which produces MRHIHSLPYGHEEVFAGEAGQHVPYHRMYGKQYCVPSLTLYTPEEMKELQHAAAQIDGIYCKVMRFIQQYMPDSFLEQQLGIHPGLIATARMETVTGGITRQDWIIGEAGFKCIENNTDTPTGIPEAAVLERIMVGMAEGDDFRAPSADMDACIRECFRGWLESYAEQGLRGPVTFTSFGEHVEDRTNTEYLMRLCQEAGYEVRYAPLEELEIVPGEALYHDGHEIQLLYRLYPLEYLVDDRDETTGVDIGAALLALVQEGRLGLMNPVQHVLMQSKGFMAAIWSLYERNEQTPEYCGFRLFTDVELESISRYLLPTYFEAGPFELESTPYVEKSYWGREGRGTLLLGEGTESNASGAGLDEDAEIAAYYNNQPKIYQQLVPMEQASILTEDGEYSGYLLTGVFVIGGRFAGVLPRIGEKVTGDMAYYCAAAVNERIG; this is translated from the coding sequence ATGAGGCATATTCACTCATTGCCATATGGTCACGAAGAGGTGTTTGCGGGCGAAGCGGGACAGCATGTCCCGTATCACCGGATGTATGGCAAGCAATATTGTGTACCTTCACTAACCCTGTATACGCCTGAAGAAATGAAGGAATTGCAGCATGCCGCTGCACAGATTGACGGAATATACTGCAAAGTCATGCGGTTTATCCAGCAGTACATGCCGGATAGCTTTCTGGAGCAGCAGCTGGGTATTCATCCAGGGCTCATTGCGACAGCAAGGATGGAGACGGTGACGGGTGGTATTACACGTCAGGACTGGATCATCGGCGAGGCGGGCTTCAAGTGTATCGAAAATAATACCGACACGCCTACGGGTATACCTGAAGCAGCGGTGCTGGAGCGCATTATGGTGGGCATGGCCGAAGGTGATGACTTCAGGGCGCCATCAGCAGACATGGATGCCTGCATCCGGGAATGCTTTCGCGGATGGCTGGAGTCTTATGCCGAGCAAGGGCTGCGAGGGCCAGTGACATTTACTTCATTTGGTGAGCATGTGGAGGATCGGACCAATACGGAGTATCTGATGAGACTCTGCCAGGAGGCTGGATATGAGGTGCGTTATGCTCCTCTGGAGGAACTTGAGATTGTTCCCGGAGAGGCACTGTATCATGATGGGCACGAGATTCAGCTGCTGTATCGTCTGTATCCGCTGGAGTATCTCGTTGATGATCGGGATGAGACAACAGGTGTGGACATCGGTGCAGCACTGCTTGCACTGGTACAGGAAGGCCGGCTTGGACTGATGAACCCTGTACAGCATGTCCTGATGCAGAGCAAGGGCTTCATGGCTGCGATCTGGTCACTCTATGAGCGCAATGAACAGACGCCGGAGTACTGCGGTTTTCGGTTGTTTACAGATGTGGAGCTTGAGTCCATTTCGCGGTATCTATTGCCCACCTATTTCGAAGCAGGACCCTTTGAACTGGAGTCCACTCCCTATGTCGAGAAAAGCTATTGGGGCCGTGAGGGCCGAGGCACACTGCTGCTGGGTGAAGGAACGGAGAGTAACGCATCAGGAGCAGGACTGGACGAAGATGCAGAAATCGCTGCTTATTATAACAACCAACCGAAGATTTATCAGCAGCTGGTTCCGATGGAACAGGCGAGCATTCTGACAGAGGATGGGGAATATAGCGGCTATCTGCTGACGGGCGTGTTTGTCATAGGTGGGCGTTTCGCCGGTGTACTGCCCCGAATCGGGGAGAAAGTGACCGGAGATATGGCCTATTATTGTGCGGCTGCGGTCAATGAACGTATTGGATGA
- the abc-f gene encoding ribosomal protection-like ABC-F family protein — protein MMIISAQQLTQYHGAHLVLDGITFEIMEGDKVALIGRNGSGKTTLMRLMARLNQPDEGQLMIKKDTRIGYVAQVPEGLDDYTVLDVLALGFKALMECRSRMKEMEQQMSDPDYAADPDQLERLLKRYAALQEQFEREGGYEMDARIDQVADGLDIAKAHYGWRFGSLSGGEQTRVVLASQLIVRPDLLLLDEPTNHLDLERVEWLEGYLREYTGTIVLISHDRYFLDRVVTRTLELEDGEAQTSAGGYTEYMKVKEQRLLQQFEEFKEQQKVMKKMKETIRQLEEWGRIGGNEKFFRRAASMRKALERMEQVKRPVLERRNADFDVRPTDRTGRRVAVIEQVEKAYGERPILRGVSALLEFGDKVALIGRNGSGKTTLFKLLLGEEQPTSGQLEWGARVDVGYLAQQEEPSNPKLSVLEHFRLEAGVEEGEARGILARYLFYGADVFRSVGQLSGGEWTRLRLSLLVHRKPNVLLLDEPTNHLDIASREALEESLVDFEGTVLAISHDRYFVNRVASRVWELENGEMTTYLGDYEAYREKKLELQARAGAAVQHAVPIPALPRERAGSKDQRDSRQGENGAGKRQSAEQLEQKLARLEAQIQELDHQLELQASSAELEQLWNEREQLSGEYNELLVQWAEM, from the coding sequence ATGATGATCATTAGCGCGCAACAACTGACTCAATATCACGGAGCACATCTGGTGCTGGACGGCATTACTTTTGAAATTATGGAGGGGGACAAAGTCGCCCTTATCGGCCGCAACGGAAGCGGCAAAACGACACTGATGCGCCTGATGGCCCGGCTAAATCAGCCGGACGAGGGGCAATTGATGATCAAAAAAGATACACGAATCGGCTATGTAGCCCAGGTACCGGAAGGACTGGATGATTATACGGTACTGGATGTGCTGGCTCTGGGATTCAAAGCGCTTATGGAGTGCCGCAGCCGCATGAAGGAAATGGAGCAGCAGATGTCTGATCCGGACTATGCAGCAGATCCAGACCAATTGGAACGTTTGTTGAAACGATATGCCGCACTGCAGGAACAGTTTGAACGTGAGGGCGGGTATGAGATGGACGCACGGATTGATCAGGTGGCGGACGGACTGGATATTGCCAAAGCACACTATGGCTGGAGGTTCGGTTCCCTCTCCGGAGGAGAGCAGACCCGCGTTGTGCTTGCTTCGCAGCTGATCGTCCGTCCCGATCTGCTGCTGCTGGATGAGCCGACCAATCACCTCGATCTGGAGCGGGTGGAATGGCTGGAAGGCTATCTTCGGGAATACACAGGCACGATCGTGCTGATCTCCCATGACCGTTATTTTCTGGACCGGGTGGTGACCCGAACATTGGAGCTGGAAGATGGCGAAGCGCAAACGTCAGCAGGCGGTTATACGGAATACATGAAGGTGAAGGAACAACGGCTGCTGCAGCAATTTGAGGAGTTCAAGGAACAGCAGAAGGTCATGAAGAAAATGAAGGAAACGATCCGTCAGTTGGAGGAATGGGGACGCATTGGCGGGAACGAGAAGTTCTTCCGGCGGGCCGCTTCGATGCGGAAGGCACTGGAGCGGATGGAGCAGGTGAAGCGGCCTGTGCTGGAGCGGCGCAATGCTGATTTTGATGTGCGTCCTACAGACCGCACGGGCCGCCGCGTAGCGGTGATTGAACAGGTGGAGAAGGCTTACGGAGAACGTCCGATCCTGCGCGGCGTTTCAGCGCTGCTGGAGTTCGGAGACAAGGTTGCCCTGATTGGCCGTAATGGCTCAGGCAAGACCACATTGTTCAAGCTGCTGCTGGGAGAAGAACAGCCGACTTCCGGTCAGCTTGAATGGGGAGCACGAGTGGATGTTGGCTATCTGGCACAGCAGGAGGAGCCTTCCAATCCGAAGCTGAGCGTGCTTGAACATTTCCGCCTGGAGGCAGGCGTGGAAGAAGGCGAAGCACGTGGCATTCTGGCAAGGTATCTGTTCTATGGGGCAGATGTATTCCGCTCGGTTGGGCAGTTATCTGGCGGGGAATGGACCCGTCTACGGTTATCCCTGCTGGTGCATCGCAAGCCGAACGTACTGCTGCTGGATGAACCAACCAACCATCTGGACATTGCTTCAAGAGAAGCACTGGAAGAATCCCTGGTTGACTTTGAAGGCACGGTGCTTGCGATCTCTCATGACCGCTACTTCGTGAACCGTGTGGCTTCACGTGTCTGGGAGCTGGAGAATGGCGAGATGACCACCTATCTCGGGGATTATGAAGCCTATCGGGAGAAAAAGCTTGAACTGCAAGCGCGAGCAGGTGCAGCGGTCCAGCATGCCGTTCCGATTCCGGCTCTTCCTCGTGAGCGTGCCGGATCTAAGGACCAACGCGATTCTCGCCAAGGGGAGAACGGAGCGGGGAAGCGACAGTCGGCCGAGCAGCTCGAACAGAAGCTGGCTCGTCTGGAGGCACAGATTCAGGAGCTCGACCACCAGCTTGAATTGCAGGCAAGCTCTGCTGAGCTGGAACAGCTGTGGAACGAGCGTGAGCAGCTGTCGGGTGAATACAACGAGTTATTGGTCCAATGGGCTGAAATGTGA
- a CDS encoding glycosyltransferase, whose product MRKVGLVMRKIQFTEAQGPRVFADRLKQIGLELGVDIVFISPERHVSGYDWLPGYEHEKGDLVNYDIVLDQIYSQNIEHVIYTVSGFTFLKMFLPKSVLFPHSFPDPALTGYEMMKPFYTMVDKAIVQTEFLKTELGRNFGVHDVSVIPIGFNEELAHRHYDPSQVVHNRVLWIGRDEANRRPDLVLEYARQNPDKEVYMVFGGRRYEESMKKYDIPDNVKLQFALTQDEVFTLMNSAKVYWSCSAFDTFAMPLTEAMAMGKMIVKPEHACYGHIRSTHAFAGNEDNWFELVNMAAAAPRNVSEDNREYAFGAFSRTMMKDGYRTFFADWLK is encoded by the coding sequence ATGCGTAAAGTAGGACTCGTTATGCGCAAAATTCAATTCACCGAGGCGCAGGGGCCACGCGTATTTGCTGATCGGCTGAAGCAGATCGGTCTGGAGCTTGGGGTAGATATTGTGTTTATATCGCCGGAGCGCCATGTGAGCGGGTATGACTGGCTGCCCGGTTATGAACACGAGAAGGGAGATCTGGTAAACTACGATATCGTGCTGGACCAGATTTATAGCCAAAATATAGAGCATGTCATCTACACGGTATCCGGGTTTACATTTTTGAAGATGTTTTTGCCCAAAAGTGTGCTGTTTCCGCACAGCTTCCCTGACCCGGCACTGACGGGGTATGAGATGATGAAGCCATTCTATACCATGGTGGATAAAGCCATTGTGCAAACGGAGTTTTTGAAAACGGAGCTCGGACGCAACTTCGGCGTACATGATGTGAGCGTCATTCCGATCGGCTTCAATGAGGAGCTGGCACACCGCCATTATGACCCGAGTCAGGTCGTGCACAACCGCGTGCTCTGGATCGGCCGGGATGAAGCGAATCGTCGCCCGGATCTGGTGCTGGAATATGCCCGGCAGAACCCGGACAAGGAAGTGTACATGGTATTTGGCGGACGGCGTTATGAGGAGAGCATGAAGAAGTATGACATTCCGGACAATGTGAAACTTCAGTTTGCATTGACCCAGGATGAAGTCTTTACTCTGATGAACTCTGCCAAGGTATATTGGAGCTGCTCTGCGTTTGATACATTCGCGATGCCCCTGACGGAAGCGATGGCTATGGGCAAAATGATCGTGAAGCCTGAGCATGCATGCTATGGCCATATTCGTTCTACACATGCCTTTGCAGGCAATGAGGATAACTGGTTTGAGCTGGTGAATATGGCAGCTGCTGCACCGCGCAATGTGTCGGAGGACAACCGTGAGTATGCGTTTGGAGCCTTTTCGCGCACAATGATGAAGGATGGGTACCGGACGTTTTTTGCAGATTGGTTGAAATAA
- a CDS encoding phosphotransferase family protein has protein sequence MNKHAHGWVTAEGTLNKQAITSREPLYKGMNARYVERFTVHSGESYIFKPLTNLGQHGRERWISRHVLSLLPSIYPTLIDSSDEAIAPEQSWLIYEDLGPLVHDLQEDTLLSAAVHMAEWHTLWAPQWDELPRVGQKPSIGNMLQELRDAQESTDELLSKLGMTLSASDWDEIRALIQTADKELPLVLCHGDLHPGNMADVNGRLVIIDWEHAHLNTPLWDVYHLVDLSHPLFPRHVTPQLRERIIQTYLNELEQRGQRTERIPFRRWYAAYAVVFSLWMLRLIDSDLQKADCVWPEEQLRNQWNEAAATLEQCMNQLFTE, from the coding sequence ATGAACAAACATGCACATGGCTGGGTCACGGCTGAAGGGACCCTGAACAAACAGGCTATAACCAGCCGGGAACCGCTCTATAAGGGCATGAACGCCAGGTATGTGGAGCGATTTACGGTCCACAGCGGAGAGAGTTACATTTTCAAACCACTCACGAATCTGGGACAGCATGGGCGTGAACGGTGGATATCCAGGCATGTACTGTCCTTACTGCCCTCCATCTATCCGACGCTAATCGATTCCTCGGACGAAGCCATTGCTCCGGAACAGAGCTGGCTGATCTACGAGGACCTCGGGCCGCTTGTGCATGATTTGCAGGAAGACACATTGCTGTCTGCAGCTGTACATATGGCGGAATGGCACACGCTCTGGGCACCCCAATGGGACGAGCTGCCCCGTGTGGGCCAGAAGCCGTCCATTGGGAACATGCTGCAGGAACTCCGGGATGCCCAGGAATCAACGGATGAATTGCTGTCCAAGCTGGGAATGACGCTCTCTGCATCTGATTGGGACGAGATCAGGGCACTTATTCAAACAGCTGACAAAGAACTTCCGCTTGTCCTGTGTCACGGGGATCTGCATCCCGGCAATATGGCCGATGTGAATGGCAGACTTGTCATTATCGATTGGGAACATGCGCATCTGAATACGCCCCTCTGGGATGTATATCATCTGGTGGATCTGTCTCATCCGCTGTTTCCGAGACATGTTACACCACAGCTTCGGGAGCGGATCATTCAGACGTATCTGAACGAGCTGGAGCAGCGCGGACAGCGGACCGAGAGAATTCCTTTTCGAAGATGGTATGCCGCTTATGCCGTTGTATTCTCGCTCTGGATGCTGCGCTTGATCGATTCGGATCTGCAGAAGGCAGACTGCGTATGGCCGGAGGAGCAGCTGCGCAATCAATGGAATGAGGCGGCAGCCACGCTGGAACAGTGCATGAACCAGCTATTTACCGAATAG